One stretch of Mangifera indica cultivar Alphonso chromosome 9, CATAS_Mindica_2.1, whole genome shotgun sequence DNA includes these proteins:
- the LOC123226359 gene encoding malonyl-CoA:anthocyanidin 5-O-glucoside-6''-O-malonyltransferase-like, with the protein MASSTSHTVKIQEVTKVLPSSAVSATELSLPLTFFDLFWLKFPPVERLFFYQIPHLTSQFFKSDIVPKLKQSLSITLFHYLPLAGNLMWPQDTPKPAIYYFQNDGVSLTVAESNADFNYLSGYGPREVGVFHSLIPQLSISDDKAAVIAIQITLFPDEGFSIGFSAHHGILDGKTSTMLLKSWAYICKQDKQDPSLPSELTPLIDRSVIQYPTGIDTLMWNGWFDSNPRSLKLLTSKGVDPNLLRATFQFSREDIKKLRVKVQEDTNQSEQLHLSSFVLTYAYVVFCLTKAIGKEEGEVLFGFTADYRTRLEPPIAVNYFGNCVCFHGGIEEAKDVVKEDGVFLIAKRLSECMKELEKGAVLEATGERLASYVPFMKQGAKGIGIAGSPRFEVYGTDFGWGRPKKVEIVSIDKNGSICLAESGDGSGGVEVGVVLEKQQMEVFASVFANGLQ; encoded by the coding sequence ATGGCATCTTCAACATCACACACGGTGAAAATCCAAGAGGTGACCAAAGTCCTTCCATCCTCCGCCGTCTCAGCCACCGAGCTCTCTCTCCCACTCACCTTCTTCGACTTATTTTGGCTCAAGTTCCCTCCTGTAGAGCGTCTCTTCTTCTACCAAATACCCCACTTGACATCTCAGTTTTTCAAATCCGATATAGTCCCCAAACTCAAGCAATCTCTCTCTATAACCCTTTTCCATTATCTTCCTCTTGCTGGTAACCTCATGTGGCCCCAAGACACCCCTAAACCAGCCATCTACTACTTCCAAAACGACGGTGTTTCGCTCACTGTTGCAGAGTCCAACGCCGACTTCAATTACCTCTCAGGCTATGGACCTCGTGAAGTTGGTGTATTTCATTCTTTGATACCCCAATTGTCTATATCCGACGATAAAGCGGCGGTCATCGCTATCCAAATAACATTATTTCCCGATGAAGGTTTCTCCATTGGCTTCTCCGCTCATCATGGGATACTCGATGGGAAAACTTCAACCATGTTATTAAAGTCTTGGGCTTATATTTGCAAACAAGATAAACAAGACCCTTCTTTGCCATCAGAACTAACTCCATTAATCGACAGGAGTGTCATCCAATACCCTACAGGAATTGATACTTTGATGTGGAATGGCTGGTTCGACTCCAACCCCCGAAGCTTGAAGCTTTTGACAAGCAAAGGAGTAGATCCCAATTTACTTCGAGCGACGTTTCAGTTTAGCCGTGAAGATATCAAGAAGCTAAGGGTTAAGGTACAAGAAGATACAAACCAGTCAGAACAACTTCATTTATCAAGTTTTGTGCTCACATACGCCTATGTAGTCTTTTGCTTAACGAAAGCTATAGGAAAAGAAGAAGGTGAGGTTCTATTTGGATTCACAGCTGATTACAGAACGCGTTTAGAGCCTCCGATTGCAGTGAACTACTTCGGAAACTGTGTTTGCTTCCATGGAGGaatcgaagaagcaaaagatgtagTGAAGGAAGATGGCGTTTTTCTAATTGCAAAGAGGTTAAGTGAGTGTATGAAAGAGTTGGAAAAGGGGGCAGTTCTTGAAGCAACGGGGGAGAGGCTTGCAAGTTATGTTCCATTTATGAAACAAGGGGCGAAAGGAATAGGGATTGCCGGGTCGCCCCGGTTTGAAGTTTATGGGACGGATTTTGGGTGGGGAAGACCCAAGAAGGTGGAGATTGTGTCAATAGATAAGAATGGGTCCATTTGTTTGGCAGAGAGTGGAGATGGAAGCGGCGGTGTTGAGGTTGGTGTAGTTTTAGAGAAGCAACAAATGGAGGTTTTTGCTTCCGTGTTTGCCAATGGACTGCAATAG